The sequence GCATGCGGCCCCAGGCCCTGGCCCACGCGCAGGAAGAAGTTCTTGTACTTGTCCGAGTCGAATCCGGTTCCCGTCGCCGGATCCTTGCCGTTGCCGTTGAGGATCATGGCCACGACATCGGTGGTGCCGGTCGGCAGGTCCCAGGCCACGATGACGCCGCGGTCGTAGGCCAGATTGATGTTCGAGCGCCCGACACGGGTCTTGTAGATCAGGTAGTCCTCGTACGTCAGCCTCAGTTCCCGTTTCATGAGCGGGTCGCAGGCCTGGAACTGGCCGACCATGACGTCCAACGGCGCGCCGCCGATGTTGTTGAAGTGCACGTAGGCATCCTCGACACCGGCGACCTCACCCTTCTCCGACATGTAGAAGTAGAAGTAGTAGCCGATGTCCTTCGCCAGCGTGCCGCCGGACAGCAGCTTCAGGCCGTAGGGCATCTGCAGATCGGTCGCGAGGTCGCCCGCAGCGTCCTCGGCCAGTGTCATGTAGGCATCCAGCCGCACGGCGACCGGGAAGTCCTTGTTCAGGCGCAGCAGGTCATCGCCGGTGTTGACGAAGTCGCGGTCCGCAACCTCGGCATCCGGCAACGCGAAGCCGTTGGCCGCGAAATCCTCGCCGTAGGGCTTGAGGCGCGGGAACGGTGCATGGCAGGTCGTGCAGCTGAGCTTGTGCGCGCGCGCGAACGCCGGGATTGCCGACGCGTCAGCGGGCCACAGCAGTGCCCCGGCAACCAGGGCCAGGACGGCGGTGCTGGTGAATCTCGTGCGGTTCATGGACGAGGCCCCTTTCAGTCGTAGATCTCGACCCAGGTTGCGGCGGTGTTGACGACACGCAAGGCGGACTCTTCGGCCGGCACCTTCAGGAACTCGGCCACCGGTCCCACCAGGAGCTGGTAGTTCAGCGTCGCGCGGAACTCGATCCGCCCGGGGCGGCATCGACCGGCACTTCCCAGGAATAGGTTTCGACCTTCGTCTCCCGCGGCCCGATGCGGTAGTCTAAGCCCAGCGACGCGGTGTTCCACTGCTGCATCGTCATGCGGCCCTGCGGATCGAAGTAGGGCATGCGGAAGATGCGGCTGCCGACGGGAATGCCGTCGCGCTGCACGCCCGCGAAATCGGGCAGGTTCTTCGCGATGCCCATGTCCTGGTAGGCGAGCACGTCGGCGGCGATCGTGTACTCCTCGCCCGCGAATCCCTTCGGGTCCACCGGCAGGCGCCAGGTGCGCCCCGCGCTGTCGGTAGCGGTCACGTCGAGCCAGAGCAGGCGATCCTCGACCGAACCGGTCGGCACCTTGTGGCCGCACTTCCCGTTGAACAACTGGACCTTGATCACGGCCGTGCCGTCGCTCTCCACCTCGCGCTCCAGCGGGTTCATGCGCACTTCGATCGATCCGTTCAGCTTGCCGGGGTCGTGCGCACCGTGGAACAGGTGCTGGGCGACGAGTCCCGGCTGCCCCATCCGGGCCGATACACCCTCGGCCTTCGGCATGTGGCAGTCCTGGCACTGGACACCCTGCGCGAAATAGGGCCCTTCCTTCCATTCCAGGTGGGTCGACTTGACCCAGATCCCGTAGGGGCTCATCTCGTTGTGGCAGGTCCCGCAGAAGTCGCCCGTGCGCAGGAAGGCGTTCTCGACGGTGTCATGGTGCGGCGAGACCAGGCCCGGCTTCGGCCCCTGCTTCAGGCGCCCCGGCTCGCTCACCCAGTTGAAGTTGTGGGGGATGTCGCCGACGAAGCCCGTGACCGTGTGGCAGTGGTCGCAGTGCACGGACTCGTTCGCGCGGCTGTTCTCTTCCGGACGCGGCGGCGGCGTGTCGCCGGCCAGGAAGGCCGTCGGCGCATGGCATCCGTTGCAGCCGGCCTTGACACCGGCAACCTTCGCATCCTTCTCCGCGTGCGGTACCGCGAGTTCGAAATACTCGATCTCGTCCCAATGGTGGGTATAGGCCTGGCTCATCATCGCCTGCTTCCACTGCTGGAAGATGTCGTCATGGCAGGTCGAGCAGGTGGCCGGCTTTTCATAGTCGTCGTAGGACCGGGTGCCATGGGCAGCGTCGCTGACGGCGACGGCGACGGCAGCCGACGGCAGGGCCAGCGCCAGTCCAAGCCAGGCCGTCCCCGAGATCCTGAATCTCATACTCAACTCCTTCGGGTTACGCCAGTTAGCGCCTCCTCGGGGGACTCTAGCAGATCGCCGCGGGCTGGCAAGGCAGATCGCCCGGAAGCACGGCCACCGTCGCGGGCCGGAGCGTGCCGTGCTAGGATGCTGCCGCGGAAGGAGTACGCATGGAACTGTTCCAGGTCGACGAGGCCGGCAAGCTGTTCATCTCACCGGTCATCACCTGTTGGGACACGATCGAGGGGCACGGCGTCGACGTGGTCATCGACCTTGAGGGCGATATCGACCACGGCGTGCCGACGATCCCCGACCGCTGGATCTACGTGTACTACCCGATCCACGACGAGGACCTGCCGAACCTGCGAAAGCTCCGAGCCATCGCCCTGATGGGCGCCGAGCTTGTGCGGCAGGGCCACGGCGTGCTCTCGCACTGCGGCATGGGATTCAACCGCTCGGCGCTGCTGGCCGGGATGATCATGCATGAACTGGGAATGGACGGCCCGGAGATTGTCGAGCAGCTGCGGTGTCGACGCCCCGGTGCGCTGTTCAACGAGGTCTTCGCCGACCACCTGGCCTCGCTCCGGAGATAGGCGATCGTCCGGAAGCAGCTGTCGTTCGTCGCCCACGAAAACGAAGCGCGGCCGATTCCGGCCGCGCCACGCAACTCGACGAAAGCGTGACCGGCGTCAGCTCGTCTGCAACTGCCGGAGCACCTTCTTCGCCACGCACTTCAGCGTGTCAAAGACACCCACGCCCTGGACGGCGATACCCTCGAAGTTGTCGTAGCCTTCGGGATTCAGCTCCTCGTTCAACTCGGCAATGGGGATCGCGTCCGGCATGTCGCGCTTGTTCCACTGCATCACGAAGGGGATCTGCTCGAGGCTCAGGTCGTATTCCTTCAGGTTGTCATGAAGGTTGTACAACGCCTCGATGTTCGCGTCGAAGCGGGCCTCGCTGCTGTCGCCCACGAAGACGATGCCGTCGACACCGCGCAGGATCAGCTTGCGACTGGCGTTGTAGTAGACCTGGCCGGGCACCGTGTAGAGGTGGAAGCGCGTCTTGAAACCCTTGACCTCGCCCAGCTCCAGGGGCAGGAAGTCGAAGAAGAGCGTGCGGTCCATCTCCGTCGCCAGCGTCACGAGCTTGCCCTTGGTCTCGGGTGCGAGCTTCTCGTAGACGTACTGGATGTTGGTCGTCTTCCCGCCGAGACCGGGTCCGTAATACACCACCTTGCAGTTGATCTCGCGCGAGGAGTAGTTGATCAGCGACACGACGTTCCCCTTTGCCTTCCGTTGGCGGAGCCTTTGCTCCTTCACGCTCAGTCAGCGAACAGGTTATCGATTTCAGCCTCCACGCCGCGCGTGAAGGTCTCGTCGAAGGTGTCGTATTCCTCGTTGCGGTACTCCAGCTTCTCGTAGAGCCGCTCGATGATGTCATTCAGTTCCTCGACCGCGCGCTTGACGCGCAGCCGCACCAGCCCGAGCGTCGTGCTCTTGGTGAACAGGACCACCAGCACAACACCCTTCGAGATCTTCGCGAGATACATGCTCTCGCGCGCCCCCTGGTGGAACAACGTGCTGAAATCCCGTTCGCCGATCAGCTTGGCGAGCTGGTAGTTCGCCTCGAAGTCGGCCGCGCACAGCGAGGCGAAACTGGTGAGGTCGAAATCGACCTCGGGACCGCACTGGCTGACCAGCTGGCCCGTCCGGTCGATCAACACCACGTTGCTGGCCCTGCTGCTGCGCAGCAGGTCATCCAGGACGTTGTCGATCGCCCAGTAGTCTTCCTCGAAGATTGCCCACTCAGCTCTGACCATGTACCGCACTCCTGCGGGAAGGCCCGGCCCGGCTGCCGCAGGGCATCGGGCATTGAACGCAGGCAGGATATCGACCGGAAGCATTGTCACTTGACTGCGGAATTGCGGGAACGTGAGGTCGGACCGGACCGGCGCCGGCTGGTCCGGCGCCGGACTTCAGAAGGAGCGGCGGAACTGGAAGGCGCGCTGCAGGGTCACCTCGTCGGTATAGGCCAGGGCGCCACCGACGGGAATCCCCGTCGCCAGTCTCGACATCTGCAACTCGCTGCTGGACAACAACCTCTGAATGTAGAGCGCCGTCGTCTCGCCCTCCACGGAGGCGTCCAGGGCCATGATCAGTTCGGTGACGGGTCCGTCCTGCAAACGCTCCCGCAGGCGGTCGAACGGAAGGTCCTGGGCACGGACACCGTCGAGCGGCGAAAGCAGGCCGCCAAGCACGAAATAGCGCCCGCGGAAGAACCCGGCCTTCTCGATGGGCAGGACATCGACAGGGCTGGCCACCACGCACAATTGCGAGCGGTCACGGCGTTCCGAGCAGCAGATGCGACAGGGGTCGGGCTCGGTGATCGCGCCGCAGCTCGAACAGGTGCGCACCTGGCGACGGGCCTCGGCCAGGGTCTCGGTCAGCTCCTCGGCATGCGCGGCTGCGCCGCCCCCGGTCAGGAGGTGAAGGGCCACACGCGTGGCCGACTTGCGGCCCAGGCCCGGCAGCCGGCTGAGGCTGCGCACCAGCCGTTCGAGCGCCGGCGACTGGAATTCGCCGCCATCGGCGCCGAAACCGTTTCCACCGGCATGGCCATTCCCGTTGCCGTTGCCGCCGCCGTTGCCGCGCTCCACGCTCAGCCCATTCCCGGCAGGTTCAGGCCGGGCACGTTCATGCCGCCGGTGACTGCGCCCATTTCCTTCTCGACGAGCGCATCGACCGCGGCAATGCCCTCGTTGACGGCGGCCAGCACCAGGTCCTGCAGGAACTCGATGTCGTCCGGGTCGACGGCCGACGGGGCAATGACCAGGCTCTTGAGCCGGTGCTTGCCGTTCATGACGACCTTGACCTGTCCCCCGGCCACCTCGGCCGTCACCTCGCGGCTCTCGAGTTCGGCCTGGGCCTTTGCCATCTTGGCCTGCATCTGCTGGGCCTGCTTCATCAGCATGCGGATGTCCATGTATCCTCCGGGTTGCTTTCGTCGATACCCTGCGAACCGTTCGTCAGCGCGCGGGCGGATCCCAGCGGCGACGCTCGCCCTCGGGCAGCGGCTGCCCGCCGAGCAGGTCCACAAGATCGCCCAGGGCGGCGTCGGCCGCACAGGCGCGTTCCAGTTCCTCGCGGTGCGTGGGCGCCACTTCCTGGCGGATGGCCTCGGTCACTTCGGCCTTCTGCCCGCGCGGCCCGTATTCCAGGAGCACCTTCAGCGGGGCGCCCCACTGGGCCTCGGCCGCCGAGGCCAGCACCGCGGTCTCGCCGGCGATGCTGTCGACCATGAACTTCTTGTCGGCCGCGAACGAGACGCGCAGGCAGCCCGCCTCGTCGTCGCGCTCGGGCAAGCCGTTCATCAGGCACGAACCCAGTCGCGGGTGCTTCTTCATGAGCGTGTCGATGAAGCGCGTCCAGCCCGGTACCGCGCGGTCGGCAGCGGCCAGGTCCGGACCCGCGGTCGAGCCCGTCGACGTCGACGTCGGCGTCGGTGTTGGCGTCGGCGTCGGCGCCGCGCCGCCTGTCGGCGCCCCGGCGTAGCGCGGCCGCTCCGCCGCGTGCGCGGCAGGATGGGCCCCGGCAACCGGCCGCCCGGCCGCCGGCGGCGCAGGCCGTGCACCGGCCGACGTGGCCGCGCGCCCGGCTCCCGCCGAACCGCCCCCGCCGGGTGATGCCGGCGCCGCTTCGACGCCCGCCAATCGCCGCGCGAGGTCGGCCAGCAGCACGCGCGACTCGAATCGGCAGTATTCCACGACCGACGCCTCGAGCAGGATCCGCGGCTGCGTGCTGCGATGGATCCGCTCGAAATGCCGGCTCGCGACGTCGATCAGGGCCAGCAGGTCCTGCTCGGCAAAACCCGCGGCGTGCTTGCGCAGCACCTCGACACGGTCCGGCGGCAGGTCGATCATGCCCGCCAGCGAAGGGTCGATGCGCAGCAGCAGCAGGTTGCGGAAATTGGTCACCACGCCGCGCGCGAAGCCGTCCAGG comes from bacterium and encodes:
- the dnaX gene encoding DNA polymerase III subunit gamma/tau encodes the protein MSYQAIARKYRPETFEQVVGQGHVTSTLRAALRKGKLSHAYLFSGPRGCGKTTVARLLAKAINCAAPNDGDPCGQCDTCKAIARGGDLDVLEIDAASNTGVDNIRELRDMAQYSTAGGNSRVFIIDEVHMLSKGAFNALLKILEEPPARVYFFFATTEANKIPRTILSRCQRFDFRLIGRDELAGRLRDVAAAEGVKVDESGLRVLVSLAEGSMRDGLSLLDQVIAGAEGTIDEKAVADAFGLVASELFLELNECILARDAARALRLVEDLAAGGQSLDGFARGVVTNFRNLLLLRIDPSLAGMIDLPPDRVEVLRKHAAGFAEQDLLALIDVASRHFERIHRSTQPRILLEASVVEYCRFESRVLLADLARRLAGVEAAPASPGGGGSAGAGRAATSAGARPAPPAAGRPVAGAHPAAHAAERPRYAGAPTGGAAPTPTPTPTPTSTSTGSTAGPDLAAADRAVPGWTRFIDTLMKKHPRLGSCLMNGLPERDDEAGCLRVSFAADKKFMVDSIAGETAVLASAAEAQWGAPLKVLLEYGPRGQKAEVTEAIRQEVAPTHREELERACAADAALGDLVDLLGGQPLPEGERRRWDPPAR
- a CDS encoding YbaB/EbfC family nucleoid-associated protein encodes the protein MDIRMLMKQAQQMQAKMAKAQAELESREVTAEVAGGQVKVVMNGKHRLKSLVIAPSAVDPDDIEFLQDLVLAAVNEGIAAVDALVEKEMGAVTGGMNVPGLNLPGMG
- a CDS encoding dual specificity protein phosphatase family protein, coding for MELFQVDEAGKLFISPVITCWDTIEGHGVDVVIDLEGDIDHGVPTIPDRWIYVYYPIHDEDLPNLRKLRAIALMGAELVRQGHGVLSHCGMGFNRSALLAGMIMHELGMDGPEIVEQLRCRRPGALFNEVFADHLASLRR
- a CDS encoding roadblock/LC7 domain-containing protein, with the protein product MVRAEWAIFEEDYWAIDNVLDDLLRSSRASNVVLIDRTGQLVSQCGPEVDFDLTSFASLCAADFEANYQLAKLIGERDFSTLFHQGARESMYLAKISKGVVLVVLFTKSTTLGLVRLRVKRAVEELNDIIERLYEKLEYRNEEYDTFDETFTRGVEAEIDNLFAD
- the recR gene encoding recombination protein RecR; the encoded protein is MERGNGGGNGNGNGHAGGNGFGADGGEFQSPALERLVRSLSRLPGLGRKSATRVALHLLTGGGAAAHAEELTETLAEARRQVRTCSSCGAITEPDPCRICCSERRDRSQLCVVASPVDVLPIEKAGFFRGRYFVLGGLLSPLDGVRAQDLPFDRLRERLQDGPVTELIMALDASVEGETTALYIQRLLSSSELQMSRLATGIPVGGALAYTDEVTLQRAFQFRRSF
- a CDS encoding gliding-motility protein MglA, with amino-acid sequence MSLINYSSREINCKVVYYGPGLGGKTTNIQYVYEKLAPETKGKLVTLATEMDRTLFFDFLPLELGEVKGFKTRFHLYTVPGQVYYNASRKLILRGVDGIVFVGDSSEARFDANIEALYNLHDNLKEYDLSLEQIPFVMQWNKRDMPDAIPIAELNEELNPEGYDNFEGIAVQGVGVFDTLKCVAKKVLRQLQTS